A stretch of the Nakaseomyces glabratus chromosome L, complete sequence genome encodes the following:
- the BNS1 gene encoding Bns1p (CAGL0L06512g~Ortholog(s) have role in meiotic cell cycle) has translation MMDNESKRRVDVTVQKRLRSILKQRFVSPTDAMLSPCSKRLNLYRSKVYAAKKTPRKLQFSESATKTPSKKHQS, from the coding sequence ATGATGGATAATGAGAGCAAGAGACGTGTGGATGTGACAGTTCAGAAGAGACTCAGGAGCATCTTGAAACAGAGATTTGTCTCGCCGACAGATGCCATGCTGTCGCCTTGCTCAAAGCGGTTGAACTTGTACAGGTCTAAAGTGTATGCTGCAAAAAAGACTCCGAGGAAGTTGCAGTTCTCAGAATCTGCGACCAAGACGCCGAGCAAGAAACATCAGAGTTGA
- the SMI1 gene encoding Smi1p (CAGL0L06534g~Ortholog(s) have role in cellular response to drug, fungal-type cell wall beta-glucan biosynthetic process, regulation of fungal-type cell wall biogenesis and regulation of mitotic cell cycle, more) has translation MNLFRKKVKEWVYSFSTEDHYAEYNSNDQFNMGMRSQGASHHDVEAHAQSANDNILSMEDDIDLDSMDGTPSEGVSEVLLAWRHIDTWTSEYNPDLNATLSDPCTANDIKHAEEDLEVVLPKALKASYRIHDGQEDLESMTGTSGLIYGLQLMTLDEIVAMTQRWRSVADKLNKQATMSKHSSVGVSNGSSMGSTASIGSSSQQQREKPRNKFKLPYIPEQKSIPPETVLPLYAHAMWIPVLTDNAGNHIGIDLSPARLGKHGQVIMFGRDFDTKYVVAENWGDFLLSFANDLEAGNWLLVDDSDDYLAGEGELVFRDKKSNGPIQDYLEVLKKRSWNKYQEQLRTNQETMQSGEPTLTSTRTHKKTSSFELDDDFDHTTTTTEHNGNEFIESSVPETNSDIPQIVKKEELDETAEETKEESNELDVKTEEIAPESTQIIEETPETKEEEVSEQPEEAVAEVTVDANIEEPEQQVEEQEVLLENEVTDSVNNADANTEAVPEVEEKKTEIETETPAEPIEEEEESTNVEAPQVEEEEDSTTAEPAETVSKSKKKKNKKKNKKKNKANQDDNVNELSHDFETVQL, from the coding sequence ATGAATCTGTTCAGGAAGAAAGTGAAGGAGTGGGTGTACTCATTTTCCACCGAGGACCACTATGCCGAGTACAACAGCAACGACCAGTTCAACATGGGTATGAGGTCGCAAGGTGCCTCTCACCACGATGTGGAGGCGCACGCGCAATCCGCTAACGACAACATCTTGTCGATGGAAGATGACATCGATCTGGATAGCATGGACGGCACTCCCAGCGAGGGTGTCTCTGAAGTGCTGCTGGCCTGGAGACACATTGATACGTGGACCAGCGAATATAACCCTGACTTAAACGCGACTCTGAGCGATCCTTGCACCGCAAACGACATAAAACACGCCGAGGAAGACCTGGAAGTTGTCTTGCCAAAGGCTCTGAAGGCATCCTATAGAATACACGATGGGCAAGAAGATCTGGAATCGATGACCGGGACTTCAGGTCTGATCTACGGGTTGCAACTAATGACCCTGGATGAAATAGTAGCAATGACCCAAAGGTGGAGAAGCGTCGCCGATAAACTAAACAAGCAGGCAACTATGTCAAAGCACTCCAGCGTTGGTGTATCCAACGGCTCTTCGATGGGCTCGACCGCCTCTATTGGATCAAGCAGCCAACAGCAGAGAGAAAAACCAAGAAACAAGTTTAAACTACCATACATCCCAGAACAGAAATCTATCCCACCAGAGACTGTTCTTCCGTTGTACGCACACGCTATGTGGATTCCAGTGCTTACTGATAACGCCGGTAACCACATCGGTATCGACCTGTCTCCAGCCCGTCTGGGTAAGCACGGCCAAGTGATCATGTTCGGCAGAGACTTCGATACTAAGTACGTTGTAGCAGAGAACTGGGGTGATTTCCTACTGTCTTTTGCTAATGACTTGGAAGCTGGGAATTGGTTGCTTGTGGATGACAGTGATGATTACCTTGCAGGTGAAGGTGAACTTGTCTTTAGAGACAAGAAATCCAACGGCCCTATCCAGGATTATTTGGAAgtcttgaagaaaagatcaTGGAACAAATACCAAGAACAACTAAGGACTAACCAGGAAACTATGCAAAGTGGTGAACCTACTTTGACCTCCACTAGAACTCACAAGAAGACATCCTCTTTTGAATTAGATGACGACTTTGATCACACaaccaccaccacagaaCATAACGGTAATGAATTCATTGAATCTTCTGTGCCGGAGACCAATAGCGATATCCCTCAAATTGTGAAGAAGGAAGAATTAGATGAAACTGCCGAGGAGACCAAGGAGGAATCCAACGAGTTAGATGTTAAGACAGAAGAAATCGCTCCAGAATCCACTCAAATTATTGAAGAGACTCCAgaaaccaaagaagaagaggtaTCAGAACAACCTGAAGAAGCTGTTGCAGAAGTAACGGTTGACGCTAACATCGAAGAACCAGAACAGCAGGTcgaagaacaagaagtaCTTTTGGAGAATGAAGTTACTGATAGCGTAAATAACGCTGATGCCAATACGGAAGCTGTTCCTGAAGttgaagagaagaagacaGAGATAGAAACGGAGACCCCTGCTGAACCGatagaagaggaagaagaatcCACAAATGTTGAAGCTCCCCAAGTCGAAGAAGAGGAGGATTCCACTACAGCAGAACCAGCTGAAACAGTTTCTAAAagtaagaagaaaaagaataagaagaaaaataagaagaaaaacaaagCTAATCAAGACGATAACGTTAACGAATTAAGTCATGATTTCGAAACTGTTCAACTATAA
- the DIE2 gene encoding dolichyl-P-Glc:Glc(2)Man(9)GlcNAc(2)-PP-dolichol alpha-1,2- glucosyltransferase (CAGL0L06556g~Ortholog(s) have dolichyl-phosphate-glucose-glycolipid alpha-glucosyltransferase activity, role in protein N-linked glycosylation and cell periphery, endoplasmic reticulum membrane localization), which yields MSDAAAPEEQDELSGGSVQELLPGLQRDLEAEVIRGFIANIAIYPVLLLYFFGTFAYVTRNVVPYEFIDEQFHIGQTITYLKGHWFTWDPKITTPPGLYILGWLNYKVLKPLLKSWSTLTILRLVNAFGGLVYFPLVVLRPIFLFNAISFWPVALMSFPLMATYYYLYYTDVWSTIFIIQSLSIGLTMPFGLSKSIWLSALFAGISCLFRQTNIVWCGFIMLIVVERQAIIAKQFNTHGLNNYLKLFIHSVEEFQTLVLPYALNFVGFFLYLIWNRSITLGDKSNHNAGIHLVQVFYCFAFLTVFSVPLWFSKNFLRMYLERTNRKQVQVFFEIFLIMMVIRYFTKVHPFLLADNRHYTFYLFKRLINHNRRIIKYGLMAPIYHFCTFVYLEILRPSELLFDPISPLPIKDPNLLPVQLTHISWTALILCTFATVVPSPLFEPRYYILPYFFWRLFITCSAEPIWGEIVPGKSNEEPVTISSTSRLFLEFVWFILIDIVTLIIFVRYSFPWASEAFMQRIIW from the coding sequence ATGAGTGATGCAGCAGCCCCAGAAGAGCAGGATGAGTTGTCAGGTGGATCAGTGCAGGAGCTTCTACCTGGATTGCAGCGAGATTTAGAAGCAGAGGTAATACGAGGGTTTATCGCTAATATAGCTATATATCCAGTTTTGCtgttatatttctttggCACATTTGCGTACGTCACAAGGAATGTTGTTCCATatgaatttattgatgaGCAATTTCACATTGGACAAACAATAACATATCTGAAAGGGCATTGGTTTACATGGGACCCCAAGATAACAACTCCCCCtggtttatatatattgggCTGGTTAAATTATAAAGTGCTAAAACCACTACTCAAGAGTTGGAGCACTTTAACTATTCTTCGGTTAGTGAACGCGTTTGGAGGTCTAGTCTATTTCCCACTAGTGGTCCTAAGACCAATATTCCTTTTCAATGCCATAAGTTTTTGGCCAGTAGCATTGATGAGCTTCCCATTAATGGCAACTTACTACTACCTATACTATACAGATGTGTGGTCCACTATATTCATTATTCAGTCATTATCTATTGGTTTGACAATGCCCTTTGGATTATCAAAGAGCATATGGTTAAGTGCTTTATTTGCAGGCATTAGCTGTCTATTTAGACAGACAAATATTGTTTGGTGTGGTTTTATCATGTTAATTGTCGTTGAGCGTCAAGCCATTATAGCTAAGCAATTTAATACCCACGGATTAAACAACTACTTGAAGCTCTTCATTCACTCGGTAGAAGAATTTCAGACATTAGTTCTACCATATGCCTTGAATTTTGTAGGTTTTTTCCTATACTTGATCTGGAATAGATCCATTACGCTGGGTGATAAATCCAATCACAATGCAGGTATTCATTTAGTACAGGTTTTCTATTGTTTTGCATTCCTTACTGTCTTTAGTGTACCTCTGTGGTTCTCTAAAAACTTTCTGAGAATGTATTTAGAAAGAACTAATAGAAAGCAAGTTCAGGTATTTTTcgaaatatttttgattatgATGGTCATCAGATATTTCACAAAGGTCCACCCATTCTTACTAGCTGACAACAGACATTATACATTTTACTTATTTAAGAGATTAATCAATCACAACAGAAGGATAATCAAGTATGGCTTGATGGCACCAATTTATCATTTCTGTACATTTGTTTACTTGGAAATATTGAGGCCTAGTGAACTTTTATTTGACCCAATCTCTCCATTACCAATAAAGGACCCAAATTTATTGCCTGTGCAATTAACACATATATCATGGACAGCACTCATCCTATGCACTTTTGCTACTGTTGTTCCATCGCCTTTATTTGAACCAAGGTATTACATCTTACCTTACTTTTTTTGGAGACTCTTTATTACATGTTCTGCTGAGCCCATATGGGGTGAAATTGTACCAGGGAAATCTAACGAAGAACCTGTAACAATAAGTTCCACGTCGAGAttatttttggaatttgTCTGGTTTATTCTTATAGACATTGTGACacttattatttttgttagATATTCCTTCCCTTGGGCTTCTGAAGCCTTCATGCAACGTATAATATGGTAg